Genomic window (Carassius carassius chromosome 36, fCarCar2.1, whole genome shotgun sequence):
gccctgtgctccacgagctccgctcgtgattgagccagaaccagccagtcgtccaaataattcagtctgagaggagcgatCCATCCATGCACCTTGTAAACGTATGAGGAGCCACGGACaggccgaacggcaggactgtaaactggtatgcctggccctcgaaggcgaatctcaaatatcgcctgtgatttgacgctatctgtatttgaaaatacaggtccttctataggtccttcagatctattgacatgaaccagtcccctctgcgaacctgcgtgaggagcttcctggtcgtgagcatttttaaactgcgtttcatcaatgccttgttcagctgtcttagatccagtatgggcctgagacccccgtctctcttgggcaccagaaagtatctgctgtacagcccccctttgctttgagctcgagacacaggctctacagcccctttgctcaacagttttgatatctcggcccgaagtatgtgtgctacttctgctttgaccgtagtttcggCGCGTGCTAAAAAGCACGGAGGGCGTCgacaaaactgtagcgagtagcctctctttataatgcctagcacccgatccgaaacccctggaagtgctgaccatgcatctgcatgaatggctaagggctggatgcgaagcgcgttctgttgactgggcaacggcggcgctcgagtgtgctgcgcatctgaggcggggagcgcgctgatcacagcgggcagatcgctcctcctcgaccccgtcccggcgcttaaccgactgggggagggctgagcgggtcccgtgggactcgtgatgtctgtgagtaaccgtgggctgcatgtgtgcacatttaccactttcaacttgctgtctgcctgtgcagagcatacgtgcacaggcctcgtttttacagaagccacgcgaccgatctgtgtcgatcttatgtgcgcgagccctgtgtgcagggctgtgcttacatgtggagatgggcactgtggagtgggcatcgtcactacatttatagcaccattggccgtggccggacgaacgtgcatgggtttcgtttttacataaaccacatgacgcgtgtgacatagtaattgtgggcactgaggggtgggcacgtttactatgcagtgcgcgcgatcgacctgagtcgcttttatgggcgcgggccctgtgtgcagggctgtgcttacatgtggagatgggcactgaggactgggcatcgtcactacatttatagcaccatcggccgtggccggaacaccagaaataacacttttttcgtgaaacatctgggtagccgtgataacggcttttgtgtgcaggcaagcgggcactcgtgcaggcttgcacattgcagaagacgctgaggcagtcacaattcttggaactgcaacagcggcgcgcttgggtgagagctcggccgcagcggaactcgtacaccggcgctttcctagcagtgctaggacgttttcggggcttccggcttcaccgcaatcctctgccgcggctcccgcggcgtggggcgacggcttgaagagcgagaacggggtcccgagctgcgttgctgacgctgtcgcgatgacgcagctggaggcggtgggcgtgactgagagctctgtggggccggtctagagcggctagttgcagaaccggagcgcttcggcaagaagtgcttgaacgcctgcgaagctttctggtcctcggcgaatctctcaaCAAACTCGTTGGTAGATGATCCGAAGAgaccagcaggagtcagcggcgcgtcagggaacgcagcgcgctcagactccttgatgtcagaaagcatcAGCCAcgaatgcctctcagccaccgtagcggaagccataacacatcccatggcctgtgcagcggacttagcagcgcggagggagagatccgaagcactgcTCAGATCCGCAAGACAGattgcttcaggtcccatctcatccagcttgcggaggagatcgccctggaaaatctgcagcgtggccatggtgtgcagcgcagacgcagcctgcccagcagcagagaagatccgtgcaagcagcgatgacatcatgcggcaggctttggatggcaacgccgccttagtccgccgtccagcagagggcgggcaaaggtgcgctcctatagcctgttccaccggcggaagtgacaggtagcctctgtttttagcaccgtccagtgtggagaatgctggtgaaacagatgaacggactctcgccgaaaatggagcgttccaagctttcgccacttcttcgtgaagctcaggaagaaagggggcgtgctttgagcttggagaaaaacgctcatccgggagaaagctaccatccagccgggaacgagaagggggcgctggtgcagaccactcgaggccgaggctcgccgcggccagcgcgagcactcgcatcagctccttatcgatatccgcccgtctgctgggcctctgagcagagggcgcgagatccacggagccaaccctcactgcccaaagcaagcagagagcaggtgtcctcttcctccgacacgggcctgagatccacttcctcagatgacgtgtcggcagacagcggacgctgaccatcgggaagcgatgcaggggaggccggcgaagcggagggaaccggcgagctcggcagagctggaggcggttctggtagacgctgcgagcggcgcttcttacggcgctgcggttcgagaagaacgcccggcgagtcctcagagtcaccataggcattagctcgcaatgagggcatccgccgtcagcgagcgcgagcgctgcatggtcctcacccaggcaggagacgcagatgacgtgacgatctccttcgctgagcggggctctgcacgagccgcaagagggcatctttaaaaaaacgcagctctttttgtgagtgtgcgtcgcagggcgaacacacacaggatataaagatgtaaggatacaaaggatataggcgccggacagcgcagcaggaacggcagtggaaggcggcgtggccagcagcttcagaatggctcgtcccgctgatatgcttctcagacggcgcttgcttcctccgtgatccagcgatgcgtgagcttcgctgaagagatgaaaaatcaggtgagtcagccttttcgagctccttttataggttgggccacacccgtttcggcgggaagtggcaagaagggcgcgaagcgcagAAAAGCCAATGAAAAAGCTGGGCATATTTTGAAATTCATGTAAATTTTCAGTTAACTCTAATTGATTTGAGGacaatgtaattttaataaagaattttgtattaaattactCTCACTTTAAAATCCCACTCTATGTAactcttaaaggcagggtaggtaaaaaatttataaaaaactttttttccaaatttgtttaaactttatttatatatcaatacataattaaaatgtaagtactctgaaaaagaaagtataaaaattgagtgtctgtagacctctcacgactgttttaaagacagctcattatttccattcactccaccccctcccttctgggctccttccaaagcctctactatggctcgctaagtaatgtaatgttagctatattacgcagctacgtgtgctaatgacacacgcctcatgaaaaaataaacaaaaaaatatgtatgatcaaaatacaaaaagaaacatttacctgtccagcagaaataaatccatcaaggagtcacttttcagccccttgagttccctcagttctcgccatcgctggaaagccacacCGATATTAACtcgtgttttatttctttgtttatccaaagactttttgttcattgccttttcttgtactgttactgtcttcctttttttgcctggtttgccttcactaactgcataggccggtactgtgaattttgcttgctgtttctctgccattgttttggtattcctaggatccgtgactcttgaattcctcaaatcaaacgtgcgcgcgcaagtgggcaggtcatgtgtggcaaaagggtggttgccatggttgcgagagagtgacagtcacctaagccaatcctatgtttcgtcctgaatggaaataatgagctgtgtttaatacagattaaacggtctagagtcaaacgatttttatactctttttatcagagtacttacattttaattatgcattaatatatatagaaagtttaaacaaatttggaagaaagttgtttataaattttttacctaccctgcctttaacccGCACCCACAAACACTCTTTCCCCATCTCCCTCTTTCGTTCAATCCCTCTAGAACTTTTACAGCTATATAAGTTCAGAATCGAGAGCAGGTAGAAGGCTGATGGGCAGAAGGGCAACACGTTTGTGTCTGAGGTCTTGCAAACTTTTAATTGCTCTCTAATTCATGAAACTGAAAGGTAGAAAACATTCATTGGGCAGGATCACGAGTCTAACTGCATGATTTATACTGTATGTTCTCATCAGTATAGTTTCTCCGTTTCTTGTCTTTCAGCTCATGGCGGATTCCAATGGCACAATTGGGGATGCGTCTTTCCTTCATCCACAAGTCTTTAAGCTGGATATGGATGCTGCTACCAGCACTGAAACTGCAGTGGCTGTGTTAACAtctcttttcttctgttttgTAAACTGTGTGATGCTCTTTGCTTTAAAAAGCAAGCGCATATTCCAGGAGACGCCTCGCTACATTCTTTTTGGCCACATGCTTATGAATGACTCTGTGCTTTTGCTGGTCACAACTATTATGTACACAGTAGCTCTCTGTTTTCTTCCAATACCAAAATCTATTTGCACTCTGTTAGTCTTTATATCATACTGTACTTTCTTTAACACTCCTCTGACACTAGCACTGATGTCTCTGGAGCGGTACATTGCAATCTGCTTCCCTCTGAGGCACTGCAACATCGCCACACCAAAAAGGACTGGAATCGCCATAGGAATCATCTGGTTTCTTAGTTCTATCAATATTATAGCTGACATTATTCTTGCTTTAAGTTTCAACCCCAATTATTTAGCAGATATTGCATTCTGCACACTAGAGAAATTGTTTATAGCCAAATGGCAGATAGATAAATCTCAAGGATTTGATGTTCTTTATTTCGTGTCTGTTGCAGTGATCATAATTTTCACATACATTAGCATTATGATGGCAGTCAAGTCTGTTTCCTCTGATAAAGATTCCGCTAAGAAAGCCCTCAAAACGGTGCTATTGCACTTGATTCAGCTGGGACTGTGTCTCACCTCTTTCCTGTATGCAACAATAGAGAGAACACTATACACAGTGATTGGAAGCGGCTCTTCACTCTTCATAAATCTGAGATATTTAAATTATCTTCTTGTTCTTATTCTGCCACGCTGCCTGAGTCCTCTGATCTATGGTATGAGAGATGAAGCTGTGTGGcccttatttaaatattttttctgctATTGTTCAGGCAAAGTAAAGCCCTCTGTTATCATACATTAATTGTatggtatttatatatatatatatatatatatataatattattcatataatattgttatataaatacataatttgaaaaataattggtaatgttaaaaaaagaaaagaaaataaagaaatgatcAAATGTTGTAcccatgtgtgtttgtttggcaTAAGGACTGTGATTTTCAAATGTTCCAGAAGTACTGTGGACTAATGCTGTATGCAAATGCATTAAAGCTCACTCTAAAATATGACATGGTGATAAACAGGCTTTACAATTACATAATAATTAAACATGTTGATGCCCTCAAGCAATTAGCAAACTCGGAGATTAACTTATTTTATGCCaaattttttaagatttttaaaactaTCAATACTGTACACATATGTGCATAATTTAACATaccatttatcatttatataaaaattttctatttatttttcatgctttcttttttttcatattccatCATACAGAACCAGTTGATGACAAGTTATAACATGCCTGGCAACACGATGTctcttgcaaaagaaaaaaaaaaaaacgaataatgaAAAGCAGGAGTGCCACATTCTATTTAATCTTCATAAAATGTATGCACACAGTCTATTTTATGCACTTGTACACTGTTAAAGTGAAACTCATTTAGAGTTTTCATATCTACAAactacacacattcatatattAATAACCCACTCTTATCTGAGCTTTTGTTAGAaaacgtacttggttactaacgtaacctcggttctctctagaagagggaacgagtactgcgtcttagctaagacgctacgggaaaagtctcttttcacgaaatactgaagcaaaaaatcatccttaattttgaattgttgtaaagcgcatttgcagcagcacacagccataggcgagacagctcgctcgctcattggctgctctgcggcaactgcacaagcctatcgagcgcaggctgatgcaacatcagaccaataagaccttcttgccacttcccgccgaaatgggtgtggcccaaccctataaaaggagctcgaaaaggctgactcacctgatttatttcatcgccgaatcgtaccagagtgaatcgtacgcacggcagagaacgcagtactcgttccctcttctagagagaaccgaggttacgttagtaaccgagtacgttctcttacgagagttctctcgtactgcgtcttagctaagacgctacgggaaccccatgtaaagcgccgtgcgcacagggatcacacaccaataaacctggaagcaatgcccaggatttacagtgcacagtcaccctagggactcacagagagcccaggacaagACGGGGGGGaagaccctccgtcccatatctagcagcgcccgtagatgcggcaatatgacatcacacagtcgaggcaaggcctgaccaatgtggcaatgcgggtcttacgcaatactgtccatataacagtcggcagcgcataacgctcacgatcTCAGAGTtcaaatcagggccctgattcgactataccgacagcaaccttgcttgcaaggcgggaacctccaggttatagaacctgataaatgtagacggcgaggcccaacctgccgccatacatatatcctgcaaggagatcccagtagaccacgcccacgacgaggcgacgcctcttgtggagtgtgctctgacgcccagtgggcactgaaggcccctggaagcataagctaaagctatggcgtcaactatccatctggataggctctgtctcgaaacagccatttctttggaacgtccactcaacaagacaaacagctgctcagtccgtctaaagacagcggagtgagacacataagctcttaaagccctaacagggcaaagaagacttgagtctccatcctcccctgacaccgacagggcaataacctgagcccgaaacggcgtgttgagggatttcggcacataaccgtgcctaggtttgagtatgacccttgagtcattaggcccaaactccaagcacgacgggctcaccgagagcacgtgcaggtcacccacacgcttcactgaagcgagagccaacaagaacactgtcttgaacgacagatgcttgaggctaatcgttaggataggctcgaaaggggaatctttcatggcctccaaaaccgtcgcgaggtcccatacagggactgacagaggtctgggaggattcagcctcctagctcctctaaggaagcggatgaccaaatcgttccttcctattgactgaccgagcgctgtctcagaaaacgctgcgatagccgccacgtatactttgagcgtggagggggctctgcccttatccaacagctcctgtaggaaggagagaacctccgtcacctcacaactaaggggtgaacattcccgagctgtgcaccagctggagaacaccgaccacttcgaggcatacagccgtcgtgtcgacggagctctagcctgagtgatggtatttagcactcccactgagagatcagcgggtaaccgttgagcgcccacacatgtagggaccacaactccgggtgagggtgccaaatcgagcccccggcctgcgagaggagatccctcctcaacgaCACCGGCCACGGGGCAGTgactgctaactgcatcaaatctggaaaccatggttggttcttccaaagtggtgttacaagcagtattgagcatctcgtttccctcacccgttctatcacctgcggaaggagggagacggggggaaaagcataaagcgggcaacacggccatctccgtgacagcgcgcttacGTTCTTGGataagaacgcggggcagtgagcgttttcgtgggacgcgaagaggaccacttccgccctgccaaatctctcccacaacagctggactgtttgtgggtatagagaccattcgcccatgggaatgttgtttctggacagcctgtctggacccagattctgtagcccaggcacatgaactgccctcagcgagcgcaagttgcgctgagcccaaaccaggaggcgttccaccaacctgtacaggtttcgggacccgagaccgccctggcgatttatgtaggacaccacagacatgttgtccgaacggactaagacgtggtggcccttgatttggggacaaaaacgcgtcagcacgttctccactgccagcatttccagacagtcgatatgttggagcttttcccgttctgaccacaggccaaaggacggtctgccctcgaacaGCGCTCcctatcccgaagtggaggcgtccgtcgacaccatcttcactttcgaggaagtccccaggcttacacctgattggtaccagttgttcgctgtccagggtttcagggctgtaacgcagctctgattgacaCTGAGACGCAGCCGACCGGATATCCAtgctctcagccagaactgcagggggcgcatgcggagcaggcccaactgaagaactggtgatgctgaggccatgagacctagcatcctctgaaattctctgagcgagatgGTCGCGCCGCAgtggagagaactcgctgcgcgctgaatgcccaacgcgcgctgtggagacagccgcgccatcatggagcgtgagtccagagctatatccaaaaccagtatcgtctgactggggttcagcgaacccttcgtctagttgacactgagaccaagtttctcgaggtgatcgagtaaaatggccctgtgctccacgagctctgatcgtgactgagccggaatcagccagtcgtccaaatagctcagcactcgcatgcctctgagtctgagaggagcgagcgctgcgtccatgcacttcgtaaacgtacgaggaaccatggacaagccgaacggcaggactgtatactggtatgtctggccctcgaaggcaaatctcaagtatcgcctgagacatgacgctatctgtatttgaaaatacacgtccttcagatctatcgacatgaaccagtctcctctgcgaatatgcgcgaggagtctcctggttgtaggcattttgaaactgcgtctcgccaatgctttgttcagctgtcttagatccagtatgggtctgagacccccgtctttcttgggcaccagaaagtattcgctgtacagccccccttcgctttgagcttgagatacaggctccacagcccctctgctcaacagttttgacatttcggctcgaagtaggtgcgctacttctgttttgaccgtagtttcgacgcgcgctaaaaggcacggagggcgtcgaaaaaaactgtagcaagtagcctccctttataatgtctagcacccaatccgaaacccttggaagcgctgaccatgcgtctgcatgaatggctaggggttggatggatgcgaagcgcgctctgttggctgggcaacggcagcgcttctatgtgctctaacatgggcgttaagcctgtgacatttgaggcagggagcgcgctgatcacagcgggcagatcgctcgtcctcgacccctccacggtgcttaaccgagtgagggagggctgagcgggtcccgtgggactcgtgctgtctgtgagtaattgtgggctgtaagcgcgcacatttactgctttagactcgctgtctgcctgggcagaacgaacgtgcacgggtttcgtttttacagaaaccacatgacgtgtgacatagtgtttgtgggcactgaggagtgggcacgtttactatgtagtgtgcgcgatcgactttgagtcgcttttatgggcgtgagccctgtgtgaagggctgtgcttatatgtggagatgggcactgagcagtgggcatcgtcactacatttatagcaccatcggccgtggccgggacaccagaaattacaccttttctggaaatatctgggtagccatgATAACGTTTTTTTgcgtgcaggcaagcgggcaaccgtacaggcttgcgcattgcaaaagacgctgagacagtcacaatccctggaactgaaacagcggcgcgcttgggtgagagtttggctgcggcgactcgtacactggcgctttcctaggaatgctaggatggcttcggggcttccggcctcaccgtaatcctctgccgtggtccccgcgatGCGGGGTTGGTTCTGAAAAAGCAATTATACCTTTTTAATTCTGACAACCATGTTATTAACTTGTCATGTGGTAGGAAAAAAGTTGGCACTCTAGGTGTTCcaataagccactttgaaactctcctgatgttttgttttttattttttaattatacgtTATAAACAGAAATGTGATATTTGAAATCTACTGAAATATTTTGGACATGGAGTGGTGTTTCTtcagacacacctgggaactaattaAACCATACacgggagacagaaactgggtcacggggcaaaaacacacaaagagtCCAGGGGTGTGACATTACTCCCTCCTACCGGTAGGTGCATCCTCGCATCGTAGAAACAACAGAGGGGAGGAGgaatgggtgggaacttgggaggaggttctgGAGGAGGACAGattcccaggagggggccagcagacagggaccacggaggaaagagccagggaggagacgatggagggaggagccaggagggatctggagcaggaggagcccagcaggacccaggccacagccataatggcCCAAGGTGGAGCCGAAGGTGGGAGGacccatggaggaggaatggccgCCGACTCAAGGGGGCCGACCCACAGCagcggagcaggtggaggagAAGCCCGAGGTGGAGATGGAGAGCCAAAGAGCCAGGGTGA
Coding sequences:
- the LOC132116722 gene encoding odorant receptor 131-2-like yields the protein MADSNGTIGDASFLHPQVFKLDMDAATSTETAVAVLTSLFFCFVNCVMLFALKSKRIFQETPRYILFGHMLMNDSVLLLVTTIMYTVALCFLPIPKSICTLLVFISYCTFFNTPLTLALMSLERYIAICFPLRHCNIATPKRTGIAIGIIWFLSSINIIADIILALSFNPNYLADIAFCTLEKLFIAKWQIDKSQGFDVLYFVSVAVIIIFTYISIMMAVKSVSSDKDSAKKALKTVLLHLIQLGLCLTSFLYATIERTLYTVIGSGSSLFINLRYLNYLLVLILPRCLSPLIYGMRDEAVWPLFKYFFCYCSGKVKPSVIIH